Genomic DNA from Marinobacter sp. ANT_B65:
AATACTGGGTAGCTGCCGGGCTGATTGTAGCCGGCCATCTGTTGGGTGCATTCCTCGTTCAAAAGTCTTTGACTGACCGGCTCAGGCGTCTCATGGAGATTCGTCCGGGCGGCTATCATGATCCGGTTGTCGCCCGTACCTACAGCAATGAGTCGGGAATCTTCTCGCAACTGGCGCTCTTGTTGATCAGCGAGGACGCACGGATTCGCACTGCGCTTGCCCGTATAGATGATCAGGCAGAGCTGCTTTATGAGCAGGCCCGTGCTTCTCACGAATATATCAGCAGCGGTGCCCAGGCTATTTGCCGCCAGCGCGCTGAAACGGATCAGACGGCCTCGGCTATTACAGAGATGGCGGCATCCATTCAGGAAGTGACAGAGTCCATGCTGGGCAATGCCCGGGCAGCCGAAGAGGCCGATCGCCTTGCTGTAATTGGTAGTGAACGCAGCTCAGAAGCGCTGGTTGCGATCGAACAACTGGTTACCCGTGTGAATGGGATTGGTCAGACCATCAGCGCCCTGGGCGAGTCCACCAGAAGCATTGGTGAGGCTGCCAGTTTGATTTCCGAAATTGCAGACCAGACGAACCTGCTGGCTCTGAACGCGGCAATTGAAGCTGCCCGCGCGGGTGAGCAGGGCCGGGGATTCGCCGTTGTTGCTGACGAGGTACGTTCGCTGGCCAGCCGTACCCGGGAGTCCACAGTGCGTATTCAGGAAGTTATTGACGACTTCCGGTTACAGGTGGATTCGGCTGTTCAGGCCATGCAGGACGGAGAGTCAGTTGCCGGGCAGGGGCTGGAGAAAGTGCGTGAGGCCGAGAACTCTCTGCGAGACATAGTTACGTCCATCAAAACGATTTCTGACAGTTTTATCAGCATGTCGGCAGCATTTGAGGAACAGAATCAGGTATCTGAGGAAATCAATCGCCAGATTATCAATATCGCCGAACTTGCGGATCACAGTGAAGAGCAGGCTTCTTCAGCCAGACAGAGCAGCGATCACCTCAGTGCTATGTCCCGGGGGCTGAAGGGTCTGGTTTCGCGCTTTCTCAGGAAAACCGATTAAGCAGGCCGGATTCGTTGTTTGCAAGGAAGCTGTTGCCGGTGCTGGCATCCCCGCGCCAGTGCTGGCAGAATCTCCCCCCATTCGCCGGGGAGCACTTGCAGAGCAGCTCCTCCTATTCTTTGATTCAAAGCACAGATACATACCATGACTCAGTTCAATCCGGCCCCGGAGAGTGACTCCGGGGTGTCTCGCGGCCTTTGGTCTTCCCGTTTTGCCTTTATTCTCGCAGCCACAGGCTCGGCCGTTGGGCTCGGCAACATATGGAAGTTTCCTTATGTGACAGGTGAGAACGGGGGCGGAGCATTCGTTCTGGTTTACCTCCTGTGTATCGCCATTATTGGTGTGCCCATCATGATGGCGGAAGTATTTGTTGGTCGCAGTGGTCGTCATAACCCGATTACCAGCATGCGCCTGGTTGCTGTGCGTAACCTCAGCTCACCAGCATGGCGTATTTCTGCGATTATTGGCATGATCGCGGCTTTTGCAATTCTGTCCTTCTACTCTGTTATTGGTGGCTGGGCTGCTTCTTATATTGGCCATGCGGCTATGGGTGACTTCACCGGGGGTACTGCTGACTCTATAGGTGAACTGTTCAGCGCCCTTCTGGCCAGCCCTGAGCAACTTCTTGCCTGGCACACGTTGTTTATGGCACTGGTCATTCTGGTTGTATCCCGCGGTCTGAAAGGTGGTCTGGAGCGCGCAGTCACTATTCTGATGCCGGCGCTTTTCGTACTGCTTATTATTGCGGTGGGTTATGCCACAACTACGGGGCATTTTGGTGAGGCTGTGAGTTTCCTGTTTACCCCTGACTTTGGTGCGCTGACCATCAATGGTGTGCTGATTGCACTGGGTCATGCCTTTTTTACCCTCAGTCTGGGCATGGCCATCATGATGGCCTACGGTTCTTATCTGGGGAGTGATGTGGCTATAGGGCGCACTGCGGTCAGTATTGCACTGATGGACACAGTGGTTGCTCTCCTTGCTGGCCTGGCCATTTTCCCGGTGGTCTTTGCCAACGGACTTGAGGCCAGTGCCGGCCCTGGTCTTATCTTCCAGACTCTGCCTCTGGCGTTTGGCAACATGCCCATGGGCAGCCTGTTTGGAGCCCTGTTCTTTATCCTGCTGCTGTTTGCGGCCTGGACTTCCGGCATTTCTCTGCTGGAGCCGGTTGTTGAGTGGGTAGAGGAAAATTCAGGTATGGGGCGTTCAGGCAGTGCCATTGTCGTCGGCGTACTCTGCTGGTTGCTGGGTGTTGCGTCTATTCTGTCACTGAACGTGTGGTCTGATGTTACGCCATTGGCGATGTTCGAGCGTTTTGAAGGGAAAACCATTTTTGATTTGCTCGACTTCTTTACCGCCAACATTCTGCTCCCCTTGTCAGGGTTGCTGACGGCCATTTTTGTGGGCTGGTTTGTAGCGAAGGAATCACTGAAAGCCGATCTGGACCTGAGCGATGGTGCATTCGCGTTGTGGCTTACTTTGTTGCGCTTCGCGACTCCAGTAGCGGTAGTGATTGTGTTTATTTATAACCTGCTGGCTTAAAGCAGCGAAAAAAAGCCCGGCAGGCAGTGATGCTCTCCGGGCTTTTTTTATGGGCGGGATTTAGTCTTCTTCGTAATCTGTTGCGGTCCGCAAAGCTTGCAGATGGGGCTTGATGGCTTCGATATCGGCAGAAGGTATGTCAGTGGCTTGTTGCATTTGGCTTATAGAGGTTTTTATTGAATCCCGCATCAACGCCTTTTGCTCAGCGGTTATATGAGGGTTTTTCTCGACCTCGGCCAGCATGTTCTCCATCTCCTCCCTGAACTTCGGGCTCTGGTTCGATATTTCGAGCGCGATCCAGGCGCCGTAGATCCGGTCGCCTGTGGCTGCCCACTCTGATATGTCGCTGAAGCCATTGTCCTGAACAAGGTTCTCCAGGCGGTCGTACACCTCCTCGCCTTCGAGTTCTTCAATGGAGGAGGACAATATCCGGGAAAGATCAGGGGCTCTGGTGCTTTGCTGGTCAACCACCTCCTCAAACTCCGATTCCATAGCCTGGACTTTTTCCAGCGTCTTGATGAAAGCGCGGATTGTATTATCAGTAAGCTTCTCTGCGTGAGCGTTGAATGACATGAGGGATAATATCAGCGCCAGCATGACACTCAGCTGGCGTGCATGGGAGTAGTGAAAGTGGGGGGGGATTATGTGCATCGGGCTCTCCTTGTTAGCCTGTTTCCGGGTCCATCTGTCCGGAAGTCTTTTAATCGTTGATCCAGAATAACCAAAATACCAGGTATCTGCTTCCTGTTATGGAGTTCTGGTGTGACAGATTCGTGAAGTTTTCGCGTTAGACTGAGAACAGGAGTCCCAGCATGACGGGCTACTTTATTGTACAGCCAGACAAATGAGCCAGAACATCATGACACGAACAATACTGATTGTTGAAGACAACCCCGGGATAGGTGAGTTGGTTAGTATGCAGGTCAAGGACCTGGATATGGAGCCGGTTCTGGTGGGGCGTGGGGATGATGGCCTTGAGAGGTTTCGTCAGGGTGGTATAGATCTGGTTGTTCTTGATCTGATGCTGCCGGGGCTTGACGGCCTCTCAGTATGCCGGGAAATTCGTGCGATCCCGGGCTATGTTCCAGTGCTCATGCTGACCGCCAAAAGTACAGAGCTGGATCGGGTGCTTGGCCTGGAGATGGGGGCAGATGACTACCTGACCAAGCCTTTCAGCGTGGCTGAGCTTTCCGCCCGGATCAAAGCCTTGTTCCGCCGGGTAGATGCACTTTCTTCTCGCAGTTCCGAGCAGTCAGAAGCTGAAGAGGTGGATGTTGACGGACTCCGGATAGATCCTGTGCGGCGGCGGGTGTCTGTTCATGGCAAGGAAGCAGAGCTTACGGCCCGTGAGTTTGACCTGCTCTGGCATTTTGCCTGCCACCGGGGGCGTGTATTCAGTCGGGCACAGTTGCTGGATGCGGTGTGGGGGTATAACCATGAGGGCTATGAGCACACAGTGAATACTCACATAAACCGCTTGCGCAACAAAATCGAAACCAATCCGGCAGAGCCTCTGTACGTGCAGACGGTCTGGGGTGTTGGTTACCGGTTTATGGACTGATCCATGACACGACCTTTGTTCCAGACACTGTATGCGCGCCTGGCCCTTGGCCTGTTTCTGCTGCTGGTCATTGTTGGCGGGCTGTTTACTGTGCTCAGCCTCTACTCCGTACGTGAATACAGTGCAGCCGTGAGCCAGGAACTTAACCGTGATCTGGCCAGTAACCTGGTTTCAGACCGCAACCTGGTCACCGATGGGCAGATCAATCACAGCGAGCTTAAGCGCCTGTTCGATCTGTATATGAGCATCAATCCCAGTATCGAGATATACCTGCTGGATAATGACGGGCGCATTCTTTCCTATTCTGCAAGTCCGGCCAAAATCAAACGTAAGCACGTATCTCTGGAGCCTGTTCACAGGTTACTTGAGAACCCGGATGCCTACCCTCTACAGGGCGATGACCCGCGCAGTCATGACCGTCACAAGGTGTTTTCTGTCACTCAGGTACCTGACGCCGAGAATCCCACGGGTTATCTGTACGTTGTGCTGCGTGGCGAGGAATATGACTTTGCTGAAAGCATGGTACACAGTGATCGCTTGCTGCAGATGGGCGGTGGGGCTCTGGCAATCAGCCTCTTCGTCGGGCTTCTGGCAGGCCTTTTGTTTTTCCGGCTTCTGACACGACGACTGTCGCGGCTTACGGCCCGTGTGGAGGCTTTTGAGGCAGGGGTAAAGAATGCTGAAGACACGGACGCTGCGGGCGATGCTGGTGTTCCCGGTGATGATGTAGATTATCTGTCAGCCCGGTTTGATCAGATGGCAGCCCGCATTGCCGGGCAACTGGTGTTGCTCAAAGATAAAGATCATCAGCGCCGCCAGTTGGTGGCCCAGGTGTCCCATGATTTGCGCACACCGCTGGCGTCGATTCAGGGATATCTGGAAACCCTGGGGATGAAACAGCAGGAGCTGAGCCCTGACGAGCGCCGGCGGTTTCTGAACGTGGCTCTCGCTGAAACCCTTCGGCTCAGCAAGCTGGTCGACGAACTCTTCGAACTGGCTGCCCTGGATGCCCGCGAACGGCAACCTTTTGCAGAGCCGTTCATGCCGGCGGAACTGCTGCACGATGTGGTGCAAAAGCACAGGCCGAAGGCAGAACAGGCAGGTGTTACGCTTAATATCGTCACTGTTCAGCCGGCAATGGTGCATGCAGATATCGCGATGACGGAGCGGGTGCTGGATAACCTGATTGGTAACGCTGTGGATCATTCGCCGGCGGGTGCAGAGGTAAAACTGAGCGTGACAGCAGACAACTGCGGGGTTGAAATCTGCGTTCGGGATGCTGGCGAAGGAATCGGGCAACAGGATATTGATCACGTGTTTGACCCGTTTTATCAGGCGCCGGGTGCCAGCCGCAGTGGGCATGCCGGGCTGGGACTGGCAATCGCGCGCAGGATGGCAGAGTTGCAACAGGGCAGGGTCTCTGTAGAAAGCCAGCCTGGAGAGGGTGCAGAGTTCCGTTTCTGGTTGCCGCTCGCTGATTCAGCGGCAAAAGAATCCACAGAGTTATAGATTCGTAAGAATTAGAGAACGTTTTGGTGAAGTCACAGCGATAGGATGGCTTACGATCTTACTCTCAGGAGAGTTGTTATGAACCGAAAAACATTTGCTATGGTCGCCGCGCTGTTTATTGCGGCTACCAGTGCCTTCTATGCCGCTGTTGCCTCGGCTGAGAAGACCGGGGTCAGTGCCAGTGAGTATGCGCCATCAGATCCTGGCCTTAAGGTTGCGACCTTTGCTGGCGGCTGTTTCTGGTGTGTTGAAGCTGGGTACGAGAAGATCCCCGGCGTGGTAGAAGCCGTTTCCGGCTATGCCGGAGGAGATGAAACCAGCCCCACCTATAAGCAGGTGGCTTCCGGCAGCACCGGACACACAGAAGCTGTACAGGTTTACTACGACCCGAAAGAGATTACTTATGAAGGCTTGCTGCAGGGCCTTTGGAGAATAATGAACCCGACAGATGCCAACGGCCAGTTTGTTGACCGTGGCAGGCAATATCGCCCGGCGATTTTCTACCATAATGACGAGCAGAAGCGTCTGGCAGAAGTGGCGAAAAAAGAGCTGCAGGCCTCAGGTCTTTATGAGAAGCCGGTAACCATCGAGGTCACCCCCTTCAAGACCTTTTATGCCGCAGAGAAGTACCACCAGGATTACTACAAAAAGAATCCTGTACGCTACAAGTTTTACACCCATAACTCTGGCCGTTACCAGTTCATCGAGAAGGTTTATGGTGAGAACTATGAGCTTGATTTCAGCCAGTTCAAGCCAGATGGCATGACTTCGGATGCTATGGAAACAGGTTCCGGAGATGGCCATGCGGGCGTCAGCGGATTTGATCCGGAAACCTTCGTCAAGCCGGGATCAGAAACCCTGAAACAGCAACTGACCAGCACCCAGTATGAGGTAAGCCAGAACGACGGCACCGAACGGGCCTTCAGCAACCCGTACTGGGATAACAAGCGCCCCGGAATTTACGTGGATATTGTTTCAGGCGAACCGCTGTTCTCCTCACGGGACAAGTATAAATCCGGTACCGGCTGGCCCAGTTTTACCCGCCCGTTGAGCGCGGACATGGTTGTGGAGAAAGACGATAGCAGTTTTTTCATGACACGCACTGAAATACGCAGTCGTTATGCCGATTCACACCTGGGGCACCTGTTCAACGATGGCCCGGCACCTACTGGTTTGCGTTACTGCATGAACTCAGCGGCCATGAAGTTCATCGCTCTGGAAGACATGGCTGAGGCCGGGTACGGCGACTGGATCGCGGAAGTGGAAGCTTCGGAGTAAAAGCAAAGCCTGAGGCCTTCCTCAAACCCACAGGTCGCCAACCGGTGTTTGCGGGCTGAAGTGATGAAGTATCTGTGCCTGAAGCAACTCTGCAGTAGCAATGGCATCAATCAGGGCGTTATGGGCAGCATAGTGAGGCAGCCCATAACGCGTTCTGCTGTCAGCCAGACGGATGGATAGAGACTTTTTCCCCATCAGACTCTTCAGGAATGACGGGTGCCTGTCCGGGTGCAGGTGTGCCTCAATGGCCATGGTGTCTATCACCGGAAAACGAATCCCCTCACCAAGACGCCATTGCAGCGCCACATTCAGGAAACGTCGCTCGATATTCCTGAAGTGCACCACTGGAATGCGACCATTCAGGCTGGCAAACACATCCTCAAGTACTTCTGACAGGTCCGGAGCTTCATCAATGTCGGCGTGAGTGATGCCGTGAAAGGTAACTGATGTCTGGTGCAACGGCAGCCGGGGCCGGACCACCCAGTGTTTGGCCTGATCAAGCTGAATGGCATCCAGCGTAAAAGGCACCAGCCCGATGCTGACTATGGAATGCGCTTCTGCGTCGAGGCCGGTGGTCTCAAAGTCGAGCGCCACCATGGGAACCTCGGAGACAGGTGTTTGTGGAGAAGGACAGCCGGCTTCGTAAAAGTGCTTCAGTACCGGAGCCTTGGTGTGTCTGGCCAGAGCCTGGTACTGCTCTGGCCACGGCAGATGTTTGATTGCATCGGGTACAGGGTGGTGCTCAGACATTCCGGGTTACCTGGGTGTTGTAACGGAAGCGCAGAAATTTCTGGGCATTGCTGACAACCTGGAAAGCATCTTTGAGATGGCTACGCTCAAACGGTGACAGGTCTTCTGGCCGTACGTTGTTGTCTGGCTCTTCACCGGCTTCGATAGACAGTGCCTGATGGCGGATACGGACAATCGAGATAAATTCCAGTGCGTCTCTCAGATTGCCCAGGTCATCTTCAATAATAAGTTTGGTTTTGCTGATGCTCTTCAGGCGTTCGAAGGAATTCTGTGCCAGGGAGCCACAGGCCAGAGAGTGAATCCGGATCAGGTCAGACAGCGGTGCTGTCCCCCGTCGCTTCAGGTTGAAGGTTTTCTGGTGCTTGCCATCTTCCTCAAGCACGAATGTGCGGAAAAATCCGAGGGGCGGTGTCCGGTTGAGCGCGTTTCGCGCCATCATGGTCAGGAAGCGCTGGCTGTTGCTGGCTTTGTCTGCAACCAGGGCTTTGAGCTCCTCTGCAAACTCCGTGCGGCCATAAATACCATCAAGATCAAAGAAGATATTGCTGTTCAGGAGAGCTTCCGCTTTCGGGTTTTCAATCCAGTCGGTGAAGTAGTTCCGCCATACCTTCAATGGCTGACGCCATTTCGGGTTGGTGGCCATGATATCCCCGGTGCAGTAGGTGTAGCCGCACTCTGCAAGTCCGTCGGAAACAAATTTTGCCAGTGCCAGGAAGTAGGCATCGTGCTCTTCCGGTACAAAGCGGTCATCCAGAATCATGGCGTTGTCCTGGTCCGTTACGACCAGTTGCTCGTCCCGGGCCATGGAACCCAGAGCCATAAAACAGTAGGGCACAGGTGGCGGGCCCAGTTTTTCCTCGCCCAGCTCCAGAAGCCGCTGTGTAAAGCTGCGGCCAATGCCGGCCATGGCGCTGCCTATCATGTGCGAGTTGGCGTCTTCGTTGACCATACGAACGAAGCTGTCGCGAACGTCCCGGCTGATCTTCTTCAGGCCTTTTACATTCTGCTGGTGATAGATATTACTCACCAGATACAGGCTGCTCTGGCTTTCATATTTCACAATGTCTGCAAGCGCAACCACGCCCCGGACTTCGTGGCCGTCCATCACAGGAAGGTGGTGTACATTGTTATGCAGCATGGTGAGCATGGCTTCGAAAATATAGCTGCTGGCACGTATGGTTATCAGCCCTTCAGACATGATTTCGCTGACAGGTGTTTCCGAGGGCAGGGCTTCAGTCACTGCCCGGGTGCGAAGATCACGGTCAGTGATAATGCCTGCCGGACGTGCGTTCTCGCCTTCACCGTCCATCAGCAACAGCGCGGATACACCCTTATCTGTCATGATGCGTGCGGCTTCCTGTAGCCGCACGTT
This window encodes:
- a CDS encoding PAS domain-containing methyl-accepting chemotaxis protein; protein product: MRTNLPVTQHEVKMRTGGRLITTTDLKGVITYCNEEFAEISGFSETELIGQAHNIIRHPDMPQAVFRDMWQYLNAGKAWMGIVKNRAKNGDHYWVSAYVTPIRENGQMVGYESVRVEPARDDIVRAEKLYARIAADKSVLTTGNRIQSALKSGWPLLLSLVLSFIALGVEKYWVAAGLIVAGHLLGAFLVQKSLTDRLRRLMEIRPGGYHDPVVARTYSNESGIFSQLALLLISEDARIRTALARIDDQAELLYEQARASHEYISSGAQAICRQRAETDQTASAITEMAASIQEVTESMLGNARAAEEADRLAVIGSERSSEALVAIEQLVTRVNGIGQTISALGESTRSIGEAASLISEIADQTNLLALNAAIEAARAGEQGRGFAVVADEVRSLASRTRESTVRIQEVIDDFRLQVDSAVQAMQDGESVAGQGLEKVREAENSLRDIVTSIKTISDSFISMSAAFEEQNQVSEEINRQIINIAELADHSEEQASSARQSSDHLSAMSRGLKGLVSRFLRKTD
- a CDS encoding sodium-dependent transporter, whose amino-acid sequence is MTQFNPAPESDSGVSRGLWSSRFAFILAATGSAVGLGNIWKFPYVTGENGGGAFVLVYLLCIAIIGVPIMMAEVFVGRSGRHNPITSMRLVAVRNLSSPAWRISAIIGMIAAFAILSFYSVIGGWAASYIGHAAMGDFTGGTADSIGELFSALLASPEQLLAWHTLFMALVILVVSRGLKGGLERAVTILMPALFVLLIIAVGYATTTGHFGEAVSFLFTPDFGALTINGVLIALGHAFFTLSLGMAIMMAYGSYLGSDVAIGRTAVSIALMDTVVALLAGLAIFPVVFANGLEASAGPGLIFQTLPLAFGNMPMGSLFGALFFILLLFAAWTSGISLLEPVVEWVEENSGMGRSGSAIVVGVLCWLLGVASILSLNVWSDVTPLAMFERFEGKTIFDLLDFFTANILLPLSGLLTAIFVGWFVAKESLKADLDLSDGAFALWLTLLRFATPVAVVIVFIYNLLA
- a CDS encoding response regulator transcription factor is translated as MTRTILIVEDNPGIGELVSMQVKDLDMEPVLVGRGDDGLERFRQGGIDLVVLDLMLPGLDGLSVCREIRAIPGYVPVLMLTAKSTELDRVLGLEMGADDYLTKPFSVAELSARIKALFRRVDALSSRSSEQSEAEEVDVDGLRIDPVRRRVSVHGKEAELTAREFDLLWHFACHRGRVFSRAQLLDAVWGYNHEGYEHTVNTHINRLRNKIETNPAEPLYVQTVWGVGYRFMD
- a CDS encoding sensor histidine kinase; this translates as MTRPLFQTLYARLALGLFLLLVIVGGLFTVLSLYSVREYSAAVSQELNRDLASNLVSDRNLVTDGQINHSELKRLFDLYMSINPSIEIYLLDNDGRILSYSASPAKIKRKHVSLEPVHRLLENPDAYPLQGDDPRSHDRHKVFSVTQVPDAENPTGYLYVVLRGEEYDFAESMVHSDRLLQMGGGALAISLFVGLLAGLLFFRLLTRRLSRLTARVEAFEAGVKNAEDTDAAGDAGVPGDDVDYLSARFDQMAARIAGQLVLLKDKDHQRRQLVAQVSHDLRTPLASIQGYLETLGMKQQELSPDERRRFLNVALAETLRLSKLVDELFELAALDARERQPFAEPFMPAELLHDVVQKHRPKAEQAGVTLNIVTVQPAMVHADIAMTERVLDNLIGNAVDHSPAGAEVKLSVTADNCGVEICVRDAGEGIGQQDIDHVFDPFYQAPGASRSGHAGLGLAIARRMAELQQGRVSVESQPGEGAEFRFWLPLADSAAKESTEL
- the msrB gene encoding peptide-methionine (R)-S-oxide reductase MsrB, giving the protein MNRKTFAMVAALFIAATSAFYAAVASAEKTGVSASEYAPSDPGLKVATFAGGCFWCVEAGYEKIPGVVEAVSGYAGGDETSPTYKQVASGSTGHTEAVQVYYDPKEITYEGLLQGLWRIMNPTDANGQFVDRGRQYRPAIFYHNDEQKRLAEVAKKELQASGLYEKPVTIEVTPFKTFYAAEKYHQDYYKKNPVRYKFYTHNSGRYQFIEKVYGENYELDFSQFKPDGMTSDAMETGSGDGHAGVSGFDPETFVKPGSETLKQQLTSTQYEVSQNDGTERAFSNPYWDNKRPGIYVDIVSGEPLFSSRDKYKSGTGWPSFTRPLSADMVVEKDDSSFFMTRTEIRSRYADSHLGHLFNDGPAPTGLRYCMNSAAMKFIALEDMAEAGYGDWIAEVEASE
- a CDS encoding 3'-5' exonuclease, which gives rise to MSEHHPVPDAIKHLPWPEQYQALARHTKAPVLKHFYEAGCPSPQTPVSEVPMVALDFETTGLDAEAHSIVSIGLVPFTLDAIQLDQAKHWVVRPRLPLHQTSVTFHGITHADIDEAPDLSEVLEDVFASLNGRIPVVHFRNIERRFLNVALQWRLGEGIRFPVIDTMAIEAHLHPDRHPSFLKSLMGKKSLSIRLADSRTRYGLPHYAAHNALIDAIATAELLQAQILHHFSPQTPVGDLWV
- a CDS encoding DUF294 nucleotidyltransferase-like domain-containing protein — its product is MQAELIDIRNHLVQHSPFDDMPEELVNQLTTSIEISYVRAGTQILEAGQASAYMYYVRSGAVEIFRRSGELYNRIGEGEIFGQFGLLMHRKVRFPAKALEDSLLYRIPADTFHYLFENDENFADFVEIEDRSRLRSALSRREKSNELMTSRVTRLISRKTISAPTNVRLQEAARIMTDKGVSALLLMDGEGENARPAGIITDRDLRTRAVTEALPSETPVSEIMSEGLITIRASSYIFEAMLTMLHNNVHHLPVMDGHEVRGVVALADIVKYESQSSLYLVSNIYHQQNVKGLKKISRDVRDSFVRMVNEDANSHMIGSAMAGIGRSFTQRLLELGEEKLGPPPVPYCFMALGSMARDEQLVVTDQDNAMILDDRFVPEEHDAYFLALAKFVSDGLAECGYTYCTGDIMATNPKWRQPLKVWRNYFTDWIENPKAEALLNSNIFFDLDGIYGRTEFAEELKALVADKASNSQRFLTMMARNALNRTPPLGFFRTFVLEEDGKHQKTFNLKRRGTAPLSDLIRIHSLACGSLAQNSFERLKSISKTKLIIEDDLGNLRDALEFISIVRIRHQALSIEAGEEPDNNVRPEDLSPFERSHLKDAFQVVSNAQKFLRFRYNTQVTRNV